The genomic region ACCCATGTCAGATTCTAACATTTACATGGCTATAGTGCAGTCTGTCTGCTTTCCAATGAGGGAGGGTTTAGAGGGAACAGGAGGGAGGACAAGGAAGGAGTGGAGGCAGGcagagacggacggagggagTCTTCAGCTccaaaagagagggaggagaataTGTGATGCCATCTGTCCTTCTCTCTACTTCAGGATTAGATGGAGTCCTTCACCCAGTTCATCTGATGAAGCAAAAACAGCCCATTAATCCTCATCTACCGCATGTTTACCAAGAGATTTTACAGGTCAATTATGTTGCAAGACAATACCAGCATTAAGAGCTGACCTTTGACGGTGCTGATCAGGAAACTGCTCTCATCTGGAAAGTTATAAACCATCTGGGGAAAGAAAGTCAGAAATATTCATTTCTCAGTGACAATAGAGCTATCTATCAAAATCTTTTAAATGACTGGTTGAGCAGACTACGTACGCTTCACACTAGTTAAATAACCTAGAGGCTCCAAACAAAATGTGGTCTTGTGAAAATCTAGTCATTCTACAATCTATAGTCATCTACAGTCGTTGTACATACACGACATCCACCACTAGATGGAGACAATGTGCGAAAAAGGAAGTAAAAACATCTTTTACAATATTTGGACATAAATTTAAATTTCGCCATGTTCAAGTGTTTGTGCACATATACCTGATCACTAAGAAGGATGAGAATGCCCATAGGACCCTGTCGGTACACCTGGTTGATTGTTCCTAGTGGAAGGCCGCACACACATGCGATCTTGCGGATCAGTTCTGCAGCCGTGGGCTCCTCCAGATACAGCGCGTGATACACTGCAAAGAAATGAAAGGCAGTCGTAAACAGGACACAAGCATAAGCCCAGGGGGTTCGAAAGGGGCATTTTTACCATGTAAACCAGGGGAAATGCTGTTTTCTCCGTTTTCAGTGGAACCCTGTCTCTCATCCGCAGGACTCTCCTGACAGACGTACACTGTCAATCTGGGACGCActgacctgcacacacagatatcaaacattaaaatgatgtcatcttgacacagacatgcagacacacacacccacacccacctgGATTTAAGTGCATTGAATAGTCTGATCCCATCAGCTGGCCCACAAATCTGGACCACATCCTCCCGGGTCAACTTCAATAAATCAGAACCTGATAATGAATTTAAGAAGTCAGTGTTGCTCCCAACAGCCTGTTTCCACTCCAGTGCATGATCAACGTGTGTACCTGAGAAATTAGAAAAGAGTCGTGCGTAGGAGTTGAAGCGATTTTTCAGCAGCCACTTTTGCGTGTCCTGTATGGAGGCGGTGGGGCTCAGTTGCTGCACAATACGACAGAAACAGGCGTCAGAAGACGGCGCGGCTCAAACTGCAGGCTCGTCAACCAAGGCAACAGCCTCACCTCAGAAGCGCCGAGGCTCCCAGGGTCCGCTTGGTGATTGGGTGAGGACGAGTCACTACGGGAGGAAAGGATGATGACGGAGAGGTGAGACCGAGCCACCAGCCCAGTGAACAGgctacacacacccacgcatTCATACCTGTCTGGTACTGAGGAGGCCGTGTAGGTGGAAAGCGgtgtggaggagaaggagggagtaGCTGCCTGGTTGGTGCTGACGTAGGCTTTGTCGGGCCACGGGGAGCACTGAGAAGAGATGCAACTGAATAGTAAGAAAATTCTAAGATTAAAACTTAAGCTGACTAATGAACCGGAGCAATAATTGAAAAACAGTTATAAAAAAGGGGACACGCTTAAAGCGCTTGAGCCATGAAAGTGTTCCATTCCCTGCTTTTGGAAGGCAGTCTGTGG from Takifugu rubripes chromosome 12, fTakRub1.2, whole genome shotgun sequence harbors:
- the ubp1 gene encoding upstream-binding protein 1 isoform X3; protein product: MLDNRKPGELPELNNKMVKSTVRVVFHDRRLQYTEHQQLEGWKWNRPGDRLLDIDIPMSVGIVEPKTHPSQLNAAEFLWDMKKRTSVFVQVHCISTEFTPRKHGGEKGVPFRIQIDTFALGDTVEYTEHLHSASCQIKVFKPKGADRKQKTDREKMEKRTAQEKEKYQPSYDTTILSETRLEPIIEDAGDHELKKSSKRTLPADCGDSLAKRGSCSPWPDKAYVSTNQAATPSFSSTPLSTYTASSVPDSDSSSPNHQADPGSLGASEQLSPTASIQDTQKWLLKNRFNSYARLFSNFSGSDLLKLTREDVVQICGPADGIRLFNALKSRSVRPRLTVYVCQESPADERQGSTENGENSISPGLHVYHALYLEEPTAAELIRKIACVCGLPLGTINQVYRQGPMGILILLSDQMVYNFPDESSFLISTVKDELGEGLHLILK